AGATTCCCTCTTGGCTCAACCTGGACAATCCCAGGGTGACCGTAATCACACATCAGGTGAGGCCTGAAAAGCTTGAATGAGACTGcgcaggtgttcctaataaagtggcccaTGGGTTAATAATAGGTTGATGAAGCCAGCGTTGTCTGCTGACCAGTGTCCTTGCAGCTGCTACAGTGACAGATCCCCTTCTCTTGTAAAAGCAGGATGATGGATGAGGCGGCTAGGCACCACTGTCCCGCTTATTTTTGAAATCCTGCTCATTCTGTGGCCAGACATTGTGCAGATGCTCAGCCAGGCAGCGACTCCACTCTGAGAGCCCAAGGCCCACACGGGCCTCAGGTCGGTCATCAGAGGTGGCGACGGAGAGAAATGCCTTAAGCATTAACGACCTCAAAGTCACCCAGGTCCACACAAAGGccttctcctgtttcctcctgtcAGGGCTGCTGTGAAAAACAGATTCACTTCCCTGTGTATTAAGGTGTTTTCCTCGACTTGCAGAACATCTTCCTCAACGGCAGCCACCTCCCGACCTTCAGCTCGCCCGCTATAGAGACCCACATCCACCGCATCCCCGGCCTGTCGCAGAAGTTCATCTACCTCAACGATGACGTGATGTTCGGCAAAGACGTCTGGCCGGACGACTTCTACAGCCACTCCAAAGGGCAGAAGGTGGGGCTGCTTCAGTGTGAGCAGGTCGACTGGGCTTCGGGCTGCACAGCGTTAAACCGCGCCTTCCCTCGCTTCCCTGCAGGTGTATCTCACCTGGCCCGTGCCCAACTGTGCAGAGGGCTGCCCCGGGTCCTGGATCAAAGACGGCTACTGCGACAAAGCGTGCAACAACTCTGCGTGTGACTGGGACGGAGGAGACTGTCTGGGTAACGGCAGCTCTGTTCCTCTCCGTACTGTAAGTTGTTCGCCTCAGTCTTCTCAAATAACGTGTCTGTGACCTTCTCTCCAACAGGTGCCGCGGGGAACAGTCGCTTCGGCctggggggcggcggcggcggccaggGTGGGGCTGGGGGGCAGATGTGGCAGTTCGCGGGCGGCGTCGGAGGCCTCGGTGGGACGTCGTACTGCAACCAAGGCTGTGCCAACTCCTGGCTGGCAGACAAGTTCTGCGACCAGGCCTGCAACGTGGCGTCGTGCGGCTTCGACGTGGGCGACTGTGGCCAAGGTGAGTTAATGCCACGTGGCGGCGTCTTCGCAGGACTCTgtctccatcctcatcctcgtgTCATATTCATTCTGACAGAGCATTTCGGCGAGCTGCACCGCGTGACCCTGCTGAGGAACCAGAGCCTGTACGTCCTCCCGCTGGGGGAGGTCCGGCCTTATTTCTCCTTCCACCGGCTGGCTCACAGAGCCACGGAGGCCCACGTCAGCGACAACCAGGTGGTCCGTCACACCTCGGTCGCCAACAAGTGGAAAACCATACACCTGCTCCTTTATCCCGGCCACAACGCCACCCAGGTCCAGTACAACGTCACCTTCCAGGGGGCCGACGGCACAAAGTTCGCACTGACCTTCAACGTGGCCGTGGACACCAGAGAGGTTCCCCGCTCCAACGCATCCCAGCCCGCAGGCAAGGACGCTGCCGAGGAGCCGAAGCCCAGCCCGACTCCCGAggaggttttccttttttcagacATTCCCGAAGACAAGCGCAGCCCTAAGATCCGGAAAAGGCAGGACGGGGACCCTCAAGCCGTTGTGGAGGTTCCATCCCTAAATGTGTCCCTTCTACCGGCCGCTGTGCGTAACGAGCTTcggaagctggaggagaagctgctgatcgGTGACATTACGATGAAGGGCTACAACCTCACTAAAGCGGAGCTTCTAAGACCTTACAAGATGCTgggtgaaaagcagcagcagcagctggcggTGGCAGCGCAGCCAGGCAGCGAGGACGTGGCCAAGGAGCGGAGGAAACCATATAAAGACCTGGATGGAGACCAGCCCCAGGCtgaagaggtcagaggtcagggctCGAAGGGAATATCCAGCAGAGGGGAGCGGCACCAGGAAAAAGCTGCCACCGCTCGTATCCCAGTCCGTATCAGCGATGAGCTTAAAGCcgaggatgaagctgctcctcTGAACGCTGCCATCGAGAGGCCCAGAACTGGCAACCTGCAACCAGCTCCCGtggggaggaggctgcagcacttCGTCTCCTCCGACAGAGGCTTCCTAccgtgggagaggaggaagtaTTTTCAGGACGTCCTCGAGGTAAGAGGCTGCAACGCCAACGCTAAACGTCTGCTTGTGCATTTTCCTCTCTTCAAGTCTCAACCCGGTTTGCGTTGAtgccacaggaggaggagcgtcTGCAGAAGGAGCTAACGTACCGGAGCGACGGCGCCGCCACTGGGCGGAGGCTGCACGACACCTTTGCCAACTCCCTGCGCTACGTCAACAAGCTGCTCAACAGCCAGTTCGGCTTCACGTCCCGCAAAGTGCCGGCGCACATGCCGCACATGATCGACCGGCTCAtcatgcaggagctgcaggacacgTAAGCAGCGCACTCACGGATTTCGGATGGATTGGTAGATAGAGTGTAGATGTAAAACGGCCCCGTGCTgtgggtttttttatttttcagatttcCTGAGGAGTTTGACAAAACATCGGGCCACCGCGTGCGTCACTCGGAGGACATGCAGTTCGCCTTCTCCTACTTCTACTTCCTGATGagcgctcagcagcagctcaacgtCTCGGAGGTGTTCGACGAGATCGACACAGACCATTCGGGCGTCTTGTCCGACCGCGAGATCCGAACTCTGGCCACGAGGATCCACGACCTGCCTCTCAGCCTCCAGGTGCTTCAAGCCTTGATGTTTGAGCGACATTTGATCGTTGTGTTAATTGTGTGGTTtgctttaagtgtgtgtgtatttctttctgtttggcATCTGCAGGACCTCACAGGCCTAGAGCAGATGCTGATAAACTGTTCCAAGACTCTCCCATCAAACCTGACACAGCTTCACCTGGCGAATCCCACTCAGGAGGCCTACTATGACCCCAGCATGGTGTGGGATCTGGACCGCCAGCTGTATTTTAGTTGTTAGGCTCGTACAGAGCAGAGTGATTTGACTTACGTTCCTATTGTTTCTTTCTAAATCCACAGCCTCCTGTCACAAAAGGCCTCATCCTCCACTGCAAGCCCATCACAGAACGTATTCACAAAGCCTTCAAGGATCAAAACAAGTACAAGTGAGTCCCCCCCCCGCTGGATCCTCCCCTGGGTCCGCTGTTCGGCTGCTAACGCTGCTTCTTTGTTGGGACAGGTTCGAGATCATGGGAGAAGAAGAGATAGCCTTCAAGATGGTGCGAACGAACGTGTCCCACGTGGTCGGCCAGTTAGACGACATCAGGAAGAACCCAAGGTGAGGACCGTCTTCCGTCTCCCTCAGCGACTCTCCTTGGCTGGTGAACCACGCTCACGTCTCGCTTTTTCcaccaaacaggaagttcaTCTGTCTGAACGACAACATTGACCACAGCCATAAGGACGCCGCCACAGTGAAGGCCGTGCTCAGAGACTTCTATGAGTCCATGTTCCCGCTGCCGTCGCAGTTCGAGCTGCCTAGAGAGTATCGCAACAGGTTCCTGCACATGGAGGAGCTCCAGGAGTGGTAGGTCAAACCCATCCAGCATCAATACACTCTCCGTGGACGGCACacgaagcagctgtgtgtgtgcgcgtttgagCCTTTGTTGCACACGTGCCTTTTTCCCCCTCCAGCTGGACTAAGTTAAGAATCTGTGGCGCTCACCACTCGGGACCAAGTGTTGCCAGTTTGGAAGTGGGAATCCTCTGGAGGCTTCAGAGGGTTTTTGTCCGGGCTCTTACTGCTGTATCCAGCGGGGCTTCCGCTGGAGAATGCCAGGCTTGCGTAGGGGCTGTAAAATTAGCCCGAGCTGCTCCAGATCAGTTGCTGGCTGTAAGATGCTTGAAAGAACATCCTGCGGCTGGAGCTCTTGTCCCGCCCGCTGCCTCTGTGCCGCCTTCATCTTGCGTCTAGGTTAGCGAGGTGACAGGCAGCTGGCGCTGGGGATCTCACCTTGTCACCCTGTTGCCCCGCTGCCCTCTGCATAGCGCATGCTTCCGTCTCGTTACATCAGAAACCTTGCCTTTCCTCCGAGCGAGACGTGCCGCCTCAGGCATCTGCCGCCTACTTTCACAACGCACTCTTTGCTTCCGCTCGTGTGTCCGTTTGTGTTACGTCGTGTGATAAAGTTGTAGTTTCATTTGAGATGAAATATTTTGTTTTCCAGGCGAGTGTATCGGGATAAGCTGAAGTTCTGGACTCACTGCGTCCTGGTGACGCTGGTCGTCTTCACCGTCATGTCCTTCTTTGCCGAACAGGTCAGTGAGTCCGTCTCAGATCACAccaacattttatttacagttaaaGACACAGGATATTCACTTAGACAACCCTTGATTAACCCTTGAGCTATGGTTCATTTCTTCACCACTGAAATTCCACTCGGAGGTGCTTCCATCTTATGTGTCCATCCAGTGAGACCAGCTGAGCCTTTACAGAAATAAAAGACCTTATGCACTCCTGTGAAATCAGAaacctgtctgtctttgttcagTCGGATCAGACGCGTCTTGTATCTACTTGAACCTTCTCTGCTGCCAGAAAAGAGGGATTTCAATATCAAACACCAGGAGTAGTTTACTAAACGCTGCTTGTCCCAGGTTTGACATTGAGCTCTTGTGAGGCGTGCCAAAGGTTTCTAGTTTCTCCTCAGCAAACATAAAGAAAGGTCAAATGTTGACATGACCCTAGAAGTATTTCCCCCTGCAGCTGCCCATGGGACCAATGCTACCAGTAAGGAATGTGTCGGACTAGTCCAGTCTCTCTGTCACCATACACAAATGCACTTTGGTGTCACAATAACG
Above is a window of Betta splendens chromosome 9, fBetSpl5.4, whole genome shotgun sequence DNA encoding:
- the gnptab gene encoding N-acetylglucosamine-1-phosphotransferase subunits alpha/beta, with translation MHRYASPRRTMVVVNSLLKLVQRQTYTCLSHRYGLYLCFGGIVLMIVSAFQFGEVVVEWSRDQYHVLFDSYRDNVGGKSFQSRLCLPMPIDVVYTWVNGTDTALLKELKAVKEQLIEEQKALRERLGKNASETTEVPKDSAKPECLLSHCIVAPMLALDPALPANVTLKELPSLSPAFSAAKELLLLNKPFHPSTTVSVVVFHSQADAVKAFTDVAKEDVKFSVSRCYLTTDKEAPGLLRMQTLAYMSGFPASFKETEQLRVKLPPAITNRIKQFELYSEASISLLQLKTQQDFADLTQQAKKNLTLDGKELTISPAYMFWDLSAISQSKRDEDVSASRFEDNEELRYSLRSVEKHAPWVRHIFVVTNGQIPSWLNLDNPRVTVITHQNIFLNGSHLPTFSSPAIETHIHRIPGLSQKFIYLNDDVMFGKDVWPDDFYSHSKGQKVYLTWPVPNCAEGCPGSWIKDGYCDKACNNSACDWDGGDCLGAAGNSRFGLGGGGGGQGGAGGQMWQFAGGVGGLGGTSYCNQGCANSWLADKFCDQACNVASCGFDVGDCGQEHFGELHRVTLLRNQSLYVLPLGEVRPYFSFHRLAHRATEAHVSDNQVVRHTSVANKWKTIHLLLYPGHNATQVQYNVTFQGADGTKFALTFNVAVDTREVPRSNASQPAGKDAAEEPKPSPTPEEVFLFSDIPEDKRSPKIRKRQDGDPQAVVEVPSLNVSLLPAAVRNELRKLEEKLLIGDITMKGYNLTKAELLRPYKMLGEKQQQQLAVAAQPGSEDVAKERRKPYKDLDGDQPQAEEVRGQGSKGISSRGERHQEKAATARIPVRISDELKAEDEAAPLNAAIERPRTGNLQPAPVGRRLQHFVSSDRGFLPWERRKYFQDVLEEEERLQKELTYRSDGAATGRRLHDTFANSLRYVNKLLNSQFGFTSRKVPAHMPHMIDRLIMQELQDTFPEEFDKTSGHRVRHSEDMQFAFSYFYFLMSAQQQLNVSEVFDEIDTDHSGVLSDREIRTLATRIHDLPLSLQDLTGLEQMLINCSKTLPSNLTQLHLANPTQEAYYDPSMPPVTKGLILHCKPITERIHKAFKDQNKYKFEIMGEEEIAFKMVRTNVSHVVGQLDDIRKNPRKFICLNDNIDHSHKDAATVKAVLRDFYESMFPLPSQFELPREYRNRFLHMEELQEWRVYRDKLKFWTHCVLVTLVVFTVMSFFAEQLILLKRKLFPRRRVNRDSNPERV